One genomic region from Jiangella sp. DSM 45060 encodes:
- a CDS encoding response regulator transcription factor: MTTLRLLLVDDHPVVRTGLAGMLGAEDDFEVIGEAGDGEEALVLARRLRPDVILMDLRMPRLDGAEATARILAELPGTRILVLTTYDTDSDIVRAVEAGATGYLLKDTPRIDLAAAVRAAHRGETILAPPVAARLVSRMRAPSVPPLTPREREVLAAVATGLSNAEVGRALHIGEATVKTHLLRVFAKLGVDDRTAAVTTAYALGILAPPGSSPAS; encoded by the coding sequence GTGACGACGTTGCGGCTGCTGCTGGTCGACGACCACCCGGTGGTGCGCACCGGGCTGGCCGGCATGCTCGGCGCCGAGGACGACTTCGAGGTGATCGGCGAGGCCGGCGACGGCGAGGAGGCGCTGGTGCTGGCCCGCCGGCTGCGTCCGGACGTCATCCTGATGGACCTGCGCATGCCCCGGCTGGACGGCGCCGAGGCGACGGCGCGCATCCTGGCCGAGCTGCCCGGCACCCGGATCCTGGTGCTCACCACGTACGACACCGACTCCGACATCGTCCGCGCGGTCGAGGCGGGCGCCACCGGCTACCTGCTCAAGGACACCCCGCGCATCGACCTCGCCGCGGCCGTCCGGGCGGCGCACCGCGGCGAGACGATCCTGGCGCCGCCGGTGGCCGCGCGGCTGGTCAGCCGCATGCGGGCGCCGTCGGTGCCGCCGCTGACGCCGCGTGAGCGCGAGGTGCTGGCGGCCGTCGCCACGGGACTGTCGAACGCCGAGGTCGGGCGGGCGCTGCACATCGGCGAGGCGACGGTGAAGACGCACCTGCTGAGGGTCTTCGCCAAGCTCGGCGTCGACGACCGGACGGCGGCCGTGACGACGGCGTACGCGCTGGGCATCTTGGCGCCACCGGGGTCGTCCCCGGCATCCTGA
- a CDS encoding ROK family glucokinase: protein MAQTRTRVSRLALRPTIGIDIGGTKVAAGVVDAEGTIIERTRRETPSKSKSPRVVEDTIADIVAELGARHHVLAVGIGAAGFVDGTQSSVLFAPHLAWRNEPLRDAVQRRIGLPVVVDNDANAALWAECRFGAAQGESHVVCVNLGTGIGGGVVLDGVLHRGRFGVAGEFGHMVVVPGGHRCECGNRGCWEQYASGNVLVREARELVLNGSPVAYRIAETCEGDPSRITGPMVSALAAQGDPAALELLEDIGHWLGVGLANLAAAFDPGLFVIGGGVSDVGDLLLQPARTTFRRTLTGRGFRPEAEVVRAALGNDAGLIGAADLARRERSRRRDRAKLVTTRLLLPRRRDVGGNGTPIQRRARRATGTGTAIEPVISLRRRQ, encoded by the coding sequence ATGGCTCAAACCCGTACGCGGGTGTCCCGGCTGGCGCTGCGGCCCACCATCGGCATCGACATCGGCGGCACCAAGGTCGCCGCCGGCGTCGTCGACGCCGAGGGCACGATCATCGAGCGCACCCGCCGCGAGACGCCGAGCAAGAGCAAGAGCCCGCGCGTGGTCGAGGACACCATCGCCGACATCGTGGCCGAGCTCGGCGCCCGCCACCACGTGCTGGCGGTCGGCATCGGCGCCGCCGGCTTCGTCGACGGCACCCAGTCCTCCGTGCTGTTCGCACCGCACCTCGCCTGGCGCAACGAGCCGCTGCGCGACGCCGTCCAGCGCCGCATCGGGCTGCCCGTGGTCGTCGACAACGACGCCAACGCGGCGCTGTGGGCCGAGTGCCGGTTCGGGGCCGCCCAGGGCGAGTCGCACGTCGTCTGCGTGAACCTCGGCACCGGCATCGGCGGCGGTGTGGTCCTCGACGGCGTGCTGCACCGCGGCCGGTTCGGCGTCGCCGGCGAGTTCGGCCACATGGTCGTGGTGCCCGGCGGGCACCGCTGCGAGTGCGGCAACCGCGGCTGCTGGGAGCAGTACGCCAGCGGCAACGTGCTGGTCCGCGAGGCCCGCGAGCTGGTGCTGAACGGCTCCCCCGTCGCCTACCGCATCGCCGAGACGTGCGAGGGCGACCCGTCGCGCATCACCGGCCCGATGGTCAGCGCGCTGGCCGCGCAGGGCGACCCCGCCGCGCTCGAGCTGCTCGAGGACATCGGCCACTGGCTGGGCGTCGGCCTGGCCAACCTGGCCGCCGCGTTCGACCCCGGCCTGTTCGTCATCGGCGGCGGCGTCTCCGACGTGGGCGACCTGCTGCTGCAGCCGGCCCGCACGACGTTCCGCCGCACGCTGACCGGGCGCGGCTTCCGGCCCGAGGCCGAGGTCGTCCGGGCGGCGCTGGGCAACGACGCCGGGCTCATCGGCGCCGCCGACCTCGCCCGCCGCGAGCGGTCCCGCCGCCGCGACCGCGCCAAGCTGGTCACCACCCGGCTGCTGCTGCCGAGGCGGCGTGACGTCGGCGGCAACGGCACGCCCATCCAGCGCCGCGCCAGGCGCGCCACGGGCACCGGCACCGCGATCGAGCCGGTGATCAGCTTGCGCAGGCGTCAGTAG
- a CDS encoding 3-hydroxyacyl-CoA dehydrogenase family protein has protein sequence MARSVAVIGAGLMGAGIAQVAATGGWNVVLRDLDDAAVGRGRAAIEASTAKFVEKGKLTAGARDAALGRITTTTDLDAVAEADIVVEAVFENVDVKRELFAQLDRLCRDGAVLATNTSAIPITKIAAATERPESVVGTHFFSPVPMMALCELVRGLHTSDDTLGAARELAESSGKTCIVVNRDVAGFVTTRLISALVVEAVKLYESGVASAEDIDTACRLGFGHAMGPLATTDLTGVDVLHHATSNIWDETADTKFFPPELMRRMVDAGEHGRKSGRGFYSY, from the coding sequence ATGGCACGCAGTGTGGCCGTCATCGGAGCCGGCCTGATGGGAGCGGGCATCGCCCAGGTGGCCGCCACCGGCGGCTGGAACGTCGTGCTGCGCGACCTCGACGACGCCGCCGTGGGCCGCGGCCGGGCCGCCATCGAGGCGAGCACCGCGAAGTTCGTCGAGAAGGGCAAGCTCACCGCCGGCGCCCGCGACGCCGCGCTGGGCCGCATCACCACCACCACCGACCTCGACGCCGTCGCCGAGGCCGACATCGTCGTCGAGGCGGTGTTCGAGAACGTCGACGTCAAGCGCGAGCTGTTCGCGCAGCTGGACCGCCTGTGCCGCGACGGCGCCGTCCTGGCCACCAACACCAGCGCCATCCCGATCACCAAGATCGCCGCCGCCACCGAGCGGCCCGAGTCGGTCGTCGGCACGCACTTCTTCTCGCCGGTCCCGATGATGGCGCTGTGCGAGCTGGTCCGCGGCCTGCACACCTCCGACGACACGCTGGGGGCGGCGCGCGAGCTGGCCGAGTCGTCCGGCAAGACCTGCATCGTCGTCAACCGCGACGTCGCCGGGTTCGTCACCACGCGGCTGATCAGCGCGCTCGTCGTCGAGGCGGTCAAGCTCTACGAGTCCGGCGTCGCGTCGGCCGAGGACATCGACACCGCCTGCCGGCTCGGCTTCGGCCACGCCATGGGCCCGCTCGCCACCACCGACCTCACCGGCGTCGACGTGCTGCACCACGCCACGTCGAACATCTGGGACGAGACCGCCGACACCAAGTTCTTCCCGCCCGAGCTGATGCGCCGCATGGTCGACGCCGGTGAGCACGGCCGCAAGTCCGGCCGCGGCTTCTACTCCTACTGA
- a CDS encoding phosphatase PAP2 family protein, translating into MTDEPEVAAGVGDRWRGRVTPGRVCLAVYLVVLVVYSAVEGIPMDRVGQTGWILAGMIAVKIGRPWREHVRTFLDWLPLLAALILYDHTRGIADTLGMPLQVSGVVDIERWLFGGTIPTLWLQEQLFEPTVRWWDVGAALVYFSHFVVPWVLAAAFYMWSRPLWVSYIRRVLLLTYTGLLTYVLLPAAPPWYASARTGDIAEPVYRLVGRGWNELGLRSAQAWLSDAQGGANEVAALPSLHAGFSMLVAVTLWPLAKRWWLKVPIVAYPLAMAFTLVYGGEHYVVDVLLGWLYVAAIMVGAHWWERWREQRHRPPEPVLTAGTPAPVEPALRTEPGITPEPNERAGR; encoded by the coding sequence ATGACTGACGAACCGGAGGTCGCGGCCGGCGTCGGGGACCGCTGGCGCGGCCGGGTGACGCCGGGCCGCGTCTGCCTGGCCGTCTACCTGGTCGTGCTGGTCGTCTACAGCGCCGTCGAGGGCATCCCGATGGACCGCGTCGGGCAGACCGGCTGGATCCTCGCCGGCATGATCGCGGTCAAGATCGGCCGGCCGTGGCGCGAGCACGTGCGCACGTTCCTCGACTGGCTGCCGCTGCTGGCCGCGCTCATCCTGTACGACCACACCCGCGGCATCGCCGACACCCTGGGTATGCCCCTGCAGGTCAGCGGGGTCGTCGACATCGAGCGCTGGTTGTTCGGCGGCACCATCCCGACACTGTGGCTGCAGGAGCAGCTGTTCGAGCCGACGGTGCGCTGGTGGGACGTCGGCGCCGCGCTCGTCTACTTCAGCCACTTCGTCGTGCCGTGGGTGCTGGCCGCCGCGTTCTACATGTGGTCACGGCCGCTGTGGGTGTCCTACATCCGGCGGGTGCTGCTGCTCACCTACACCGGCCTGCTGACGTACGTCCTGCTGCCGGCCGCGCCGCCGTGGTACGCGTCGGCCCGCACCGGCGACATCGCCGAGCCGGTCTACCGCCTCGTCGGACGCGGCTGGAACGAGCTGGGGCTGCGCAGCGCCCAGGCGTGGCTGTCCGACGCCCAGGGCGGCGCCAACGAGGTGGCCGCGCTGCCGTCGCTGCACGCCGGGTTCTCCATGCTGGTCGCGGTCACCCTGTGGCCGCTGGCCAAGCGCTGGTGGCTGAAGGTGCCGATCGTCGCGTATCCGCTGGCCATGGCGTTCACGCTGGTCTACGGCGGCGAGCACTACGTCGTCGACGTCCTGCTCGGCTGGCTGTACGTCGCCGCCATCATGGTCGGCGCGCACTGGTGGGAGCGCTGGCGCGAGCAGCGCCACCGGCCCCCGGAGCCCGTGCTGACGGCCGGCACGCCCGCGCCGGTCGAGCCGGCGCTGCGCACCGAACCGGGCATCACCCCGGAACCGAACGAGCGAGCGGGAAGGTAG
- the murA gene encoding UDP-N-acetylglucosamine 1-carboxyvinyltransferase: MERFRVTGGSSLRGEVRVSGAKNSALKLMAAALLAEGRTVLHDVPAITDVDYMGELLRQLGGDVHREGGTVAIDVPADIAHEAPYHLVRRLRASICVLGPLVARCGAANVALPGGDAIGSRGLDMHMSGLEKLGAQVEIEHGFVVARAPQGLHGTSIWLDFPSVGATENILMAAVLAKGTTVIDNVAREPEIVDICRMLGDMGAKIDGAGTSTLRVEGVDSMNPTTHTTIPDRIVTGTWGVAAVMTRGDITIRNGRAEHLEIVLDKLAAAGATVESGPAGLRVAMSGRPRAIDVVTLPYPGFPTDLQPMIVALDAVAEGTAMITENVYEARFMFVNELVRLGAEVRIDGHHAVVRGRPGLSGAPVVATDIRAGAGLVLAGLLAEGETLVSAVHHIDRGYPDLVGQLQSLGADVVREPDPDHFDD; the protein is encoded by the coding sequence GTGGAGAGATTTCGGGTCACCGGGGGGAGCTCCCTACGGGGTGAGGTCCGGGTCAGCGGCGCGAAGAACAGCGCACTCAAGCTGATGGCGGCGGCGCTGCTCGCCGAGGGACGCACCGTGCTGCACGACGTCCCCGCCATCACCGACGTCGACTACATGGGCGAGTTGCTGCGTCAGCTCGGCGGCGACGTCCACCGCGAAGGCGGCACCGTCGCCATCGACGTCCCGGCCGACATCGCCCATGAGGCGCCGTACCACCTGGTGCGCCGGCTGCGTGCGTCGATCTGCGTGCTCGGCCCGCTGGTGGCCCGGTGCGGCGCGGCCAACGTGGCGCTGCCCGGCGGCGACGCCATCGGCTCGCGCGGCCTCGACATGCACATGTCCGGGCTGGAGAAGCTGGGCGCGCAGGTCGAGATCGAGCACGGGTTCGTGGTGGCGCGGGCGCCACAGGGCCTGCACGGCACCAGCATCTGGCTCGACTTCCCCAGCGTCGGCGCCACCGAGAACATCCTCATGGCCGCCGTGCTGGCCAAGGGCACCACGGTCATCGACAACGTCGCCCGCGAGCCCGAGATCGTCGACATCTGCCGCATGCTCGGCGACATGGGCGCCAAGATCGACGGCGCCGGCACGTCGACGCTGCGGGTCGAGGGCGTCGACTCCATGAACCCGACGACGCACACCACCATCCCGGACCGCATCGTCACCGGCACCTGGGGCGTCGCGGCCGTCATGACCCGCGGCGACATCACCATCCGCAACGGCCGCGCCGAGCACCTCGAGATCGTCCTCGACAAGCTGGCCGCCGCCGGCGCCACCGTCGAGTCCGGGCCGGCCGGGCTGCGGGTGGCGATGTCCGGGCGGCCGCGCGCCATCGATGTCGTCACGCTGCCGTACCCCGGTTTCCCGACCGACCTCCAGCCGATGATCGTCGCGCTCGACGCCGTGGCCGAGGGCACCGCGATGATCACCGAGAACGTGTACGAGGCCCGGTTCATGTTCGTCAACGAGCTGGTCCGTCTCGGCGCCGAGGTCCGCATCGACGGCCACCACGCCGTCGTCCGCGGCCGGCCCGGGCTGTCCGGCGCGCCGGTCGTCGCCACCGACATCCGGGCCGGGGCCGGCCTCGTGCTGGCCGGCCTGCTGGCCGAGGGCGAGACACTGGTGTCGGCCGTCCACCACATCGACCGCGGCTACCCCGACCTCGTCGGGCAGCTGCAGTCGCTCGGCGCCGACGTGGTCCGCGAGCCCGATCCGGACCACTTCGATGACTGA
- a CDS encoding DUF2550 domain-containing protein, with protein MALVSWTLLVLGALALAAVLVLLALYVRRGILQRDGGFDMCVRGDSHDGWSGGWAFGIGRYRDDTLEWFRTFSFTTWPRRSFRRSVLVVDGRRQPDAEESYELPAGHVVLICRSNGSSVEVSMTEPAATAFVTWLEAAPPGGQFAG; from the coding sequence GTGGCGCTGGTGTCGTGGACCCTGCTGGTGCTGGGTGCGCTCGCGCTCGCCGCTGTGCTGGTCCTCCTGGCCCTGTACGTCCGCCGGGGCATCCTGCAGCGTGACGGTGGCTTCGACATGTGCGTGCGCGGCGACAGCCACGACGGCTGGTCCGGCGGCTGGGCGTTCGGCATCGGGCGCTACCGCGACGACACCCTCGAGTGGTTCCGCACGTTCAGCTTCACGACCTGGCCGAGGCGGTCGTTCCGGCGCAGCGTGCTGGTCGTCGACGGACGGCGCCAGCCCGACGCCGAGGAGAGCTACGAGCTGCCCGCCGGCCACGTCGTGCTGATCTGCCGGTCGAACGGGAGCAGCGTCGAGGTGTCCATGACCGAGCCTGCTGCCACGGCCTTCGTGACCTGGCTGGAAGCGGCGCCGCCCGGGGGGCAGTTCGCCGGTTGA
- a CDS encoding F0F1 ATP synthase subunit epsilon, whose amino-acid sequence MAEDLNVEVVAADRKVWSGAASIVIARTPEGEIGIMPGHEPVLGLLVAGPVTVRSTGGEAVVVAVSGGFLSVSENHIAILAEQAELADEIDVAAAQADLDALGEDGDGASRWAQARLDVAASR is encoded by the coding sequence GTGGCCGAAGATCTGAACGTCGAGGTGGTCGCCGCCGACCGCAAGGTGTGGTCCGGCGCGGCTTCGATCGTCATCGCGCGCACGCCCGAGGGTGAGATCGGCATCATGCCCGGTCACGAGCCCGTACTCGGCCTGCTGGTGGCCGGCCCGGTGACGGTGCGCTCGACCGGCGGCGAGGCCGTCGTGGTGGCGGTGTCCGGCGGGTTCCTGTCGGTGTCCGAGAACCACATCGCGATCCTCGCAGAGCAGGCCGAACTGGCCGACGAGATCGACGTCGCCGCAGCTCAGGCCGATCTGGACGCGCTCGGTGAGGACGGCGACGGCGCGAGCCGATGGGCGCAGGCCAGGCTCGACGTCGCGGCGAGCCGGTAG